In the genome of Entelurus aequoreus isolate RoL-2023_Sb linkage group LG08, RoL_Eaeq_v1.1, whole genome shotgun sequence, one region contains:
- the si:dkey-21c1.1 gene encoding protein FAM104A, translated as MLTDNRKRLRSSDNEETQQLSPQAKRSGGGPCLLVSDLDSESSSSDSSNGTCSTERAPVATSRPCIHSQSNRIHQYSPSTKPKDSAVSVEHGFHGNGSTFSYDSINRVLREAHFSSLQTRGRPGST; from the exons ATGCTGACAGATAACAG GAAGCGCCTTAGAAGCAGTGACAATGAAGAGACTCAACAGCTGAGTCCTCAGGCCAAGAGGTCAGGAGGTGGCCCCTGCCTGCTTGTGTCAGATTTGGACTCAGAG TCTTCGAGCAGCGACAGCAGCAATGGGACCTGCAGCACAGAGAGAGCACCGGTGGCCACCAGCAGGCCGTGCATACACAGCCAGAGCAACCGCATCCACCAGTACTCCCCCAGCACGAAGCCCAAGGACTCTGCCGTCTCCGTGGAGCACGGTTTCCATGGCAACGGCAGCACTTTCTCCTACGACTCCATCAACAGAGTCCTGAGGGAGGCGCACTTCAGCAGTCTACAGACCAGAGGCCGCCCGGGCTCGACATGA